The nucleotide window GCAGATCGGTGTCCACGGCGAGACCGTCGAGGCCGTGCTCGGCGGGGTCCGCACCGTCGAGCAGTGCGCGGGCCACCTCGGTCTCGTCGTCGTTGATCCGGCCGGCCAGCCACGTGTTGACGAACGCGAGCTGATGGTCGGAGCCGGCATCGGCGGCGCGGGCGAGCTCGAGCATGCGAGCGCTGAACCCCGGGCGGCCCGTCGTCGCCGCCCACTCGGGATCGGCGTAGGACTCGATGGCTGTCGTCGCCTGCAGCAGGACGCGTTGCACGACACCGATTTCCGACTCGGCGGCGATTCCCCGACGCACGAGTTCGACGAAATCGCGGGCCCGCATCTCGGCCTGCCGGGTCATCTCCCATGCCGCCGACCAGACCAGGGTGCGTGGCATCGGATCGCTGATGTCGCCGATCCGTGCGGTCGCGGTCGCCAGCGACTCCGGGTCGAGTCGGACCGAGGCGTAGGTCAGGTCGCCGTCGTTGAGCAGCACCAGATCTCCGCGGTGCACGCCGACGAGATCGGCGACATCGGTGCGCTCACCCTCGATGTCGAGTTCGACGCTGCGGGTCTGCTCGATGGCGCCGGATCCGTTGTCGGCGTAGACGCCCACACGCAGACGGTGGACCCTGGTCTCACCGGCGCCGGGGGCGGCACCGTCCTGGACGATGGTGAACCGGGTGAAGGCGCCCGAGTCGTCGACCTCGAAGTCGGGTCGGATGACGTTGATGCCGGTGGTGCGCAGCCATTGGGCGCCCCAGTCCGACAGGTCGCGGCCCGACGACTTCTCCAGTGCGCCCAGGAGATCGGCGAACGTGGCGTTGCCGAACTCGTGTGCGGCGAAGTAGCTGCGCAACCCGGCGAGGAAGTCCTCGAGACCCACATAGGCGACCAGCTGCTTGAGGACCGATGCGCCCTTCGCGTAGGTGATGCCGTCGAAGTTGACCTCGACGGCGGCGATGTCGGGGATGTCCGCGGCGACCGGGTGGGTCGAGGGCAGCTGGTCCTGGCGGTAGGCCCAGGACTTCTCGACGTTGGCGAACGTCGTCCAGGCGCTGGTGTACTCGGTCGCCTCGGACTGGCACAGCACCGATGCGAAGGTCGCGAAGGACTCGTTGAGCCACAGGTCATCCCACCACTGCATGGTGACCAGGTCGCCGAACCACATGTGCGCCATCTCGTGCAGAACCGTCTCGGCGCGACGCTCGTAGAGGTATTTGGTCACGCGGGACCGGAAGACGTAGTCCTCGAGGAAGGTGACGGCGCCCGCGTTCTCCATCGCACCGGCGTTGAACTCGGGGACGAACAGCTGGTCGTACTTGCCGAAGGGGTAGGGGATTCCGAAGTTCTTGTGGTAGAAGCCGAATCCCTGTTTGGTCTCGGTGAACAGTCGCTCCGAATCCATGAACTCGGCCAGCGATGCGCGGCAGTAGATGCCCAGGGGGATGTCGCCGTGCTCGTCGGAGTAGACGTCGGTCCACTCCGCGTAGGGCCCCGCGATGAGCGCTACGAGGTAGGTGCTCATCGGGACGGTCTCCTGAAAGCGATGCACCACAGCGGATGTGGCGGCATCCGGGTCACCGGGAGCTTCCGCGTGCGCCGCGTTGGAGATGACCTTCCAGTCCGCGGGAGCGGTGACGGTCACGGTGTAGGTCGCCTTGAGGTCGGGCTGATCGAAGCACGCGAACATCCGCTTGGCGTCGGCGGTCTCGAACTGGGAATACAGGTAGACCGAGTCGTCGGACTGGTCGACGAATCGGTGCAGACCCTCGCCGGTGTTGGAGTAGGCGCAGTCGGCGACCACGGTGAGCGTGTTGTCGGCGGCGAGGCCGGACAACGGGATGCCGATCGACTCGTCGAAGCCGGACACGTCGAGGTCGGTGCCGTTGAGGGTGGCCGAGATCAGGGTGGGGGCGACGAGATCGACGAACGTCTCACTGCCTTCCGACGCCGTGAACCGCACCGTCGTCGTGGATCGGAACGTCTCGGTCCCGGGAGCGCCGGAACCGTCGGTGAGGTCGAGCTCGATCTGGTAGTTCGACACGTCGAGAATCGCTGCGCGGTCGCGGGCCTGGTCTCTGGTGAGGTTCGGAGCAGTCACGCAGGCCAGCTTATCCAGGTGCGGACGCGGGCGGCGCTCAACGCAACCCGGCCGGGTTCAGGATCGCCCGGGCGATCGCCTCGAGGTCGTCCGCGACCCCGGGGCCTGGACCGCAACCGTGGCGACTCGATGACCTCACAGGTGAAGCCGAAGAGCGCCTGCACGAGCGCATTCGCGTCAGCCGCCGTCAGCAGTCCGTTGCGGGATCGGATCGCGTCGATCCATTCGGCCCGATAGTCCGCCTGAGCGTTCAGCAGTCGCGTCTGCTC belongs to Gordonia sp. KTR9 and includes:
- the pepN gene encoding aminopeptidase N; its protein translation is MTAPNLTRDQARDRAAILDVSNYQIELDLTDGSGAPGTETFRSTTTVRFTASEGSETFVDLVAPTLISATLNGTDLDVSGFDESIGIPLSGLAADNTLTVVADCAYSNTGEGLHRFVDQSDDSVYLYSQFETADAKRMFACFDQPDLKATYTVTVTAPADWKVISNAAHAEAPGDPDAATSAVVHRFQETVPMSTYLVALIAGPYAEWTDVYSDEHGDIPLGIYCRASLAEFMDSERLFTETKQGFGFYHKNFGIPYPFGKYDQLFVPEFNAGAMENAGAVTFLEDYVFRSRVTKYLYERRAETVLHEMAHMWFGDLVTMQWWDDLWLNESFATFASVLCQSEATEYTSAWTTFANVEKSWAYRQDQLPSTHPVAADIPDIAAVEVNFDGITYAKGASVLKQLVAYVGLEDFLAGLRSYFAAHEFGNATFADLLGALEKSSGRDLSDWGAQWLRTTGINVIRPDFEVDDSGAFTRFTIVQDGAAPGAGETRVHRLRVGVYADNGSGAIEQTRSVELDIEGERTDVADLVGVHRGDLVLLNDGDLTYASVRLDPESLATATARIGDISDPMPRTLVWSAAWEMTRQAEMRARDFVELVRRGIAAESEIGVVQRVLLQATTAIESYADPEWAATTGRPGFSARMLELARAADAGSDHQLAFVNTWLAGRINDDETEVARALLDGADPAEHGLDGLAVDTDLRWKLVTALATAGAIDTDPASTPVIDAEAERDNTATGTRSAALARAARPLAEAKADTWTRAVEDDTLSNVYTRTMIGGFARPGQGELLEPYVEKYFAAVPEVWARRSSEVAQTVVVGLYPSWAMSQQALDLAEEFLSGDHPSALKRLISEGRDGVARSLRARAFDAQEG